Part of the Streptomyces sp. WMMC500 genome is shown below.
CACCCGCACCCCCGCCGGCCGCACCAGCAGCGACCGCTCCCCCGCCCCCGCAGCGGCACCGCCCCCGGCACGAGCCCCCGACACCCCCACCTTCCCCCACGGCGTGTCCGCCACCGCCCCGTGCACCGTCCCCCGCACGACGTTCGCGAATCCCAGGAACCGCGCCACGAACTCGTCCGCCGGGCGCTCCCACACCTCCACCGGCGTGCCGGTCTGCGCGACGCGGCCCTCCCGCATCACCACCACCCGGTCCGCCAGCGCGAACGCCTCCCCCTGGTCGTGCGTGACCGCCAGCACCGTCGTGCCCAGCCGCCCGAAGAGCTGCCGCAGCTCCACCACCAGCCGCTCCCGCAGCGAGCGGTCCAACTGCCCCAGCGGCTCGTCCAGCATCAGCAGTTGCGGCGACGGCGCCAGTGCCCGCGCCAGCGCCACCCGCTGCTGCTCCCCGCCGGACAGGGCTCCCACCGCCCGCCGCTGCGCCCCCGGCAGGCCGACGAGCTCCAGCAGTTCGGCGACCCGTTCCCGGGCCGCCGCCCGCGAGGCCCCGTGCATGCGCAGCCCGAAGGCCACGTTCCCGCCCACGTCCCGGTGCGGGAACAACTGCTGGTCCTGGAACATCAGCCCCACCCCCCGGCGGTGCGCCGGCACCCCGGCCAGGTCCCGCCCGCCGAGCAGCACCCGCCCGCCGGCCACGGGCTGCAGCCCGGCCACGGCCCGCAGCAGCGTGGACTTGCCGCTGCCGCTGGGCCCGAGGACGCTGACGATCTCGTGGTCCGCGACGTCGAGGCCGATCCCGTCGACCGCCGCGCGGTCGCCGTAGCGCACGGTGACGTCGTCGAGTGCGAGCGTGGCTTCTCCGCTCCCTGAGGGGAGGGGCTTCGTTCCCTCGCGGGAATGAGTTTCCTGATTCATCGGGCCGTGCCTCCCCGGAAGTCTCCGGGACCGGTCTTACCGGCCCTCCCCAGGCGTTTCAGCTCTCCGCCAGCCCGGCGGCGAGTGTGTTGCGGGCCGCGTTCACATCGCGGTCGTGGAGGGCGCCGCACCTGTGGCACTTCCAGGACCGCACGTTGAGCGGCATCGTGTCGTTCACGTGGGCGCATCCTGGCGTGGAGCACAGTTTCGAGCTGGGGAACCATCGGTCCACGAGCAGTACGCGGCGCCCGTGCCAGTCGGCTTTGTACTCCAGCATGCTGCGCAGCTCGGACCATGCCGCGTCCGAGATGGCACGGGCCAGGCTGTGGTTTTTGAGCATGTTGCGTACGGTCAGGTCCTCGATGGCGATGGCTTGGTTCTCGCGTACCAGTCGAGTGGTGACCTTGTGCAGGTGGTCGCGTCGCCGGTCCGCGATCCGGGCGTGAATCTTCGCGACCCGAAGCCGGGCCCTGGCCCTGTTCTGGGAACCCTTCGCCGTGCGGGACAGTACCTTGCTCGCCTTGGCCAGCTTGCGCCTGTCCCGGCGTTCGTGACGCGGGTTGGAGATCTTCTCCCCCGTGGACAGGGTGAGCAGATGATCCAGCCCGGCATCCAGACCGACCGCCGCGCCCGTCGAGGGCACCGGTGTGTGCGTCTCCTCCACCAGGAGGGACACAAACCAGCGGCCCGCGCTGTCGCAGGAGACCGTGACCGTGGACGGCTGGGAGCCTTCCGGGAGAGGGCGGTGCCACACGATGTTCAGCGGCTCGCTGGATTTCGCTAGTTTCAGTGCGCCGTCCCGGAAGGTGAAGGCGTTGTTCTGGAATGTCGCCGACTTCCGGGACTTCTTCCTGGACTTGAAACGCGGGTACCTGGCCCGCTGTGCGAAGAAGTTGTTGAACGCCACCTGCTGGGCACGCAGTGTCTGCTGGAGCGGAACGTTTGACACCTCCCGCAGGAACCCGGACTCGGCGTCCTTCTTCCATGCGGTCAGCCACTTCGCGGTGTCCACGTACGAGGTGGACCTTCCCTCGTCCTTGTACCGGCGCGTCCGTTCGGCGAGGGCCTTGTTCCATACGTATCGGACGCAGCCGAACGTGCGGTGCAGCAGCGCCGCCTGCTCGCTGGTCGGGTAGAAGCGGTACTTGTACGCCCGCTTGATCACCTGAGACACGGCTAACACGGTAGCGCATGATCGTGTCAGAATTCACCGGCACCGACCAGTCCCCGCCCTGAAGGACGGTGCTTGCAGCCTTGACAGTCTTGATCAGAACTCTCCCGCCTGGTTCTTGCGGACCCGTTCCAGCAGCAGCAGCGCCGCCGCGCACACGGCCATGAGGATGGTGCTCAGCGCCATCGCCTGCCCGTAGTTGGTCTCCCCGGCGCGGCCGAGGAGCCGGGCGACGGCGACGGGCAGCGTCGGCCGGTCGGGCCCGGCGATGAAGACGGTCGCGCCGAACTCGCCGAGGGAGACGGCGAAGGCGAAGCCGGCGGCTACGAGCACGGCCCGCCACACCAGCGGCAGGTCGACCTCCCGCCACGCCCGCAGCGGGGACGCGCCGAGGACGGCGGCGGCCTCCCGCAGCCGCTCGTCGACGGCGCGCAGCACGGGCAGCATGGTCCGTACGACGAACGGGACGCCCACCAGCGCCTGCGCGAGCGGCACGAGGATCCAGGAGGACCTGAGGTCGAGCGGCGGGCTGTCGAGGGCGATGAGGAAGCCGAAGCCGACGGTGACGGCGGAGGTGCCCAGCGGGAGCATCAGCAGTGCGTCGAAGCCGCGGACGAAGGGGCCCGCGCGGCGGGTGACGGCGGCCGCGGCGAGGCCGCCGACGACGACGGCGATGACGGTGGCGACGGCGGCGTAGGCGAGGGAGTTGCCGACGGCCTCCAGCGGCGGGACGGCGAACGTGCCGTCGCTCTCCTGCAGCGCGCGGTAGAAGCCGGTGCCGTGGCCGCCGGGGGTGGCGAAGGAGCGTTCGACGAGGACGGCGAGCGGCGCGAGGAGCAGCACGGCGACGACGGCGACGACGCCGCCGAGGAGTGCGCGTTCGCCGGCGCCGCGCGGGCGGCGGGCGGTGGTCTCGGGGGCGACGAGGCGCAGCGCGGTCTCCCGGCGGCGTACGGTCCAGGCGTGCACGGCGAGGACGCCGGCGACGGCGGCGAGCTGGAGGAGGGTGAGGACCGCGGCGGTGGGCAGGTCGAGGAAGTCGGCGGTCTGGCGGTAGATCTCCACTTCGAGGGTGGCGTAGCGGGGGCCGCCGAGGATCTGGATGATGCCGAAGGAGGTGAAGGTGAAGAGGAAGACCATGAGGGCCGCGGCGGCGACGGCGGGCCCGAGCGCGGGCAGGGTGACGTGCCGCCAGGCGGCGAGGCGGCCGGCGCCGAGGACGCGGGCGGCTTCTTCCTGACGGGGGTCGAGCTGCGCCCACAGGCCGCCGACGGTCCGTACGACGACGGCGAAGTTGAAGAAGACGTGGGCGAGGAGGATGGCCCACACGGTGGTGTCCAGGCGGATGCCCCACCAGCCGTCGAGGACGCCGCCGCGGCCGAGGAGGGCGAGGAACGCGGAGCCGACGACGACGGTGGGCATCACGAACGGCACGGTGACCAGGGCGCGCAGCAGTTGTTTGCCGGGGAAGTCGAAGCGGGCGAAGACGTACGCGGCGGGGAGCGCGAGGACGAGGGTCAGTCCGGTGGACGCGGTGGCCTGCCAGAGCGTGAACCACAGGACGCCGAGGATGTCGGGGTCGCCGAGGACGTCGGGGACGCGGCCGAGCTGCCAGCGGCCGTTCTCGCGCAGGCCGCGGGCGACGATGGCGCCGACGGGGTAGGCGAAGAAGACGGCGAAGAACGCGGCGGGGACGGCCATGAGCGCGAGCCGGCCGGCGGCTCCGCGCCCCCGGCGGCGGCGCGCGCCCCCGCCCGCGCCGCGCGGGCCGCGCGGGCCGCCGGGGCCGTCCGGGCCGCGTCCTGCCGCGCGGGTTACTTCACGACCAGCGAGGTCCACGTCTTGATCCACTGCTCCCGGTTGTCCTGAACGGCCGCCGGGTCGAGGGTGTGCGGGTCGGGGATCTCCTCGCCGTAGCGGGTGAAGACCTCGGGCAGCTCGGTGTTCTCGCGCGCGGGGTGGACGAACATCTGCAGCGGCATGTCCTTCTGGAACCGCTCGCCGATGAGGAAGTCGATGAGGGCCTTGCCGCCTTCGGTGTTGCCGGCGTTCGCGAGCAGCCCGGCGAACTCGATCTGGCGGAAGCAGGTGCCGGTGGACACGCCGGTGGTGGCTTCCTTCGGCCGCGATTCCATGTCGAGGACGGGCGGGCTGGAGGCGTAGGAGACGACGAGCGGCTTGTCGCCCTTGCCGGCGCCGGAGAAGCGGTCGTAGTACGCCTGCTCCCAGCCGTCGACGACCTCGACGCCGTTGTCCCGCAGCCTGCTCCAGTAGTCCTCCCAGCCCTCGTCCCCGTACTCGTCGGCGGTGGCGAGGAGGAAGGCCAGCCCCGGGGAGGAGGTGGCGGCGTTCTCGGTGACGAGGAGGTCCTTGTAGCGGGGTTCGGCGAGGTCGTCGAGGGTCTCGGGCGGGTCGAGGTTCTTCTCCTCGAAGTACGCGCGGTCGTAGTTGACGCACACGTCGCCGTAGTCGACGGGGGTGACGCGGTGTTCGCCGGCGTCGAGCTGGAGCTCGCGGGGGATGCGGTCCAGCCCCTTCGCTTCGTACGGCGTGAAGAGCCCGTTGTCGAGGCCGCGGGAGAGGAGGGTGTTGTCGATGCCGAAGAAGACGTCGCCCTGGGGGTTGTCCTTGGACAGGATCGCCTGGTTGACAGCGGAGCCGGCGTCCTTGCCCCTGAGGACGTCGACCTTGTACCCGGACTGCTTCTCGAACGCCTTGAGCACGTCGTCGGAGGCGGCGAAGGAGTCGTGGGTGACGAGGGTGACGCTCTTGTCGCCCGAGCCGGACCCGGATCCGTCGCCGGAGTCCGAGCCGCAGGCGGCCAGGCCCAGGGCGAGCGACGCGGCCAGGGCGGTGGTGACGATGCGCTTCATCGGGCTGCTTTCGTGGCGGCGGGCAGCCCGGGCAGCAGCGGAGAGGGGACCGAACTTCCTACCCAGAATGACCTGGGCGAGGTTCGAGGGTCTGCGGCCTGGACGCTTCCGCACTCTCAGCGCTGCGAGCGCTCCCCTGTCGGTTGGTACAAACGCACGGTATCAGGCGGGTGCCTCGGACGCCGCGAGCTGTCCACAGGCCCCGTCGATCTCCTGGCCGCGGGTGTCCCGCACGGTCACGGGCACGCCGTGGGACTCCAGGGCGGCGACGAACGCCCGCTCGTCCTCGGGCCGGGAGGCGGTCCACTTCGAGCCGGGGGTGGGGTTGAGCGGGATGAGGTTGACGTGGGCGCGGCGGCCCCTGAGGAGGCGGCCGAGGAGGTCGGCGCGCCAGGCCTGGTCGTTGATGTCCCTGATCAGCGCGTACTCGATGGAGACGCGGCGGCCGGAGCGTGCGGCGTACTCCCAGGCGGCGTCGAGGACCTCGCGGACCTGCCAGCGGGTGTTGACGGGCACGAGCGTGTCGCGCAGTTCGTCGTCGGGCGCGTGGAGGGAGACGGCGAGGCGGCACTTCAGGCCCTCGTCGGCGAAGCGGTGCATGGCGGGCACGAGGCCGACGGTGGAGACGGTGATGCCGCGCTGGGAGAGCCCGAGGCCGTCGGGCTCCGGGTCGGTGAGGCGGCGCACGGCGGCCAGCACGCGGTTGTAGTTCGCCAGCGGCTCGCCCATGCCCATGAAGACGATGTTGGACAGCCGCGCCGGGCCTCCGGGCACCTCGCCGTCGCGCAGGGCGCGCATGCCGTCGACGATCTGGTGGACGATCTCGGCGGTGGACAGGTTGCGGGTCAGCCCGGCCTGGCCGGTGGCGCAGAACGGGCAGTTCATGCCGCAGCCGGCCTGGGAGGAGATGCACATGGTGACGCGGTCGGGGTAGCGCATGAGCACCGACTCGACCAGCGTGCCGTCGAAGAGCCGCCACAGGGTCTTGCGCGTCGTGTCGCCGTCGCAGCTCAGATGCCGGACGACGGTCATCAGCTCGGGCAGCAGCCCTTCGGCGAGCTTCGCCCGGGACCCGGCCGGCACGTCGGTCCAGCCGGCCGGGTCAGTGGCGTAGCGCGCGAAGTAGTGCCGCGAGAGCTGCGCGGCGCGGAACGGCTTCTCGCCCAGCTCGGCGACGGCGTCGCGGCGCTCGGCGGGGGTGAGGTCGGCGAGGTGGCGCGGCGGCTTCTTGGCACCACGGGGGACGGCGAAGGTGAGCTCTCCTGGCTTGGGCATAGCCGTACCAGTGTCGCAGACGGAACCGCGTGCGCCTGCATCGTCCCCGGATGCCCGGATGCGACGGCGGGGCGGGGTCAGCCCGTGCCGACGAAGATCACCATCAGCAGCCACACCACCGGTGCCGTCGGCAGCAGCGAGTCCAGCCGGTCCATGATCCCGCCGTGGCCGGGGAGGAGAGTGCCCATGTCCTTGATGCCGAGGTCCCGTTTGATCATCGACTCGGCGAGGTCGCCGAGCGTGGCGCTGGCGGCTGCCGCGGCGCCCAGCAGGAGTCCCTGCCACCAGCGGCCGTCGTCGACGAGCAGCTCCATGCACACCGCGCCCGCGGCCATCGCGAAGGCCAGCGCGCCGGCGAGTCCCTCGCGGGTCTTGCCGGGGCTGATGCGGGGGGCGAGTTTGTGGCGGCCGAACTTGTAGCCGACGGCGTACGCGCCGGTGTCGCTGATCACCGTGAGGATCAGGAACGTCAGCACCCGCTGCGGGCCGTCGCCGTCCGCGGCGAGCATGAGGGCGACGAAGGTGGCGAGGAAGGGCACGTAGAAGGCGGCGAAGACGCCGGCGGTGACGTCGCGGAGATAGTCCTCCGCGGGGCCCTTCAGGCGCCAGACGGGGACGGCGAGGGCGGTGAGCGCGAGCGCCGCCCCGGCGCCCTCGGCGCCGCGCGCGTACCCGGCGACGACCGTGGCGACGCCGCCGACCACCAGCGGCACCAGCGGGGTGCGGATGTCGCGGCACTCCGCCAGCCGCGACGTCAGTTCCCACAGCCCGACCGCGACGGCGATGACGATGACGCCGACGAAGAGCACTTTCACGACGAACAGCGTGGCCAGCACGATGGCGCCGAGGCCGAGCCCGACGCCTATGGCCGCGCCGAGGTCCCGGCCGCCGCGGCGCCGTCGGGGGGCGGGCGGCGGCGCGGAGGAGGCGTCGTCCGGGACGCCGGGTCCCCCGGAGGGACCTGGGGGGGGTTCGTCGGCAGGGGCGTCGCCGGACACGATGGGCATGCGCGGAGTCTGCGCCCTTTCACCCCCGCCGTACACGGGACCCGCCGGGGCCCCCCTGGAGGATTCGTTCATCAGACTTCGAGCAGCTCTGCTTCCTTGTGCTTGAGCAGCTCATCGACCTGGGCCACGTACTTGTGGGTGGTGTCGTCGAGCTCCTTCTCGCCGCGACGGCCCTCGTCCTCGCCGATCTCGCCGTCCTTGATGGCCTTGTCGATGGTCTCCTTGGCCTTGCGGCGCACCGAGCGGATGGCGATCCGCGCGTCCTCGCCCTTGGCCTTGGCGACCTTGATGAACTCCTTGCGGCGCTCCTCGGTGAGCTGCGGGAAGACCACCCGGATGATGTTGCCGTCGTTGGAGGGGTTGACGCCGAGGTCGGAGTCCCGGATCGCCTGCTCGATGTTGCGCAGAGCGGTCTTGTCGAACGGTGTCACCACCGCCATCCGCGGCTCCGGCACCGAGAACGACGCCAGTTGGTTGATGGGCGTCTGGGCCCCGTAGTAGTCCGCCGTGATCTTGTTGAACATCGCCGGATGGGCCCGCCCGGTGCGGATCGCGGCGAAGTCGTCCTTGGCGACCACGACGGCCTTCTCCATCTTCTCCTCGGCTTCGAGGAGGGTCTCTTCGATCACCACTGGCTCCTGGTCTCTTCTGTGAACGGATCGGGGGCGTGCGCCCCGCCCGCCCGTACCATGCCTGCACGGTGTCCGACCGGCAGGCCGTTGTCCATCCCTCAGACCCGGCTGCCGTGCGCGCTCACGAGCGTACCGATCTTCTCACCCCGCACCGCCCGGGCGATGTTGCCCTCCTTGAGCAGTTCGAAGACGAGGATCGGCAGTTCGTTGTCGCGGCACAGGGTGACGGCCGTGGCGTCGGCGACCTTGAGGTCACGGGTGATGACCTCGCCGTATTCGAGCGCGTCGAACTTCACCGCGTCGGGGTTCTTCTTGGGGTCGGCGTCGTAGACCCCGTCGACGCCGTTCTTCCCCATGAGCAGGGCCTCGGCGTGGATCTCCAGGGCGCGCTGCGCGGCGGTGGTGTCCGTCGAGAAGTACGGCATGCCCATGCCCGCGCCGAAGATGACGACGCGGCCCTTCTGCATGTGCCGGATGGCGCGCAGCGGGATGTACGGCTCGGCGACCTGGCCCATCGTGATCGCCGTCTGCACCCGGGAGTCGATGCCCTCCTTCTCCAGGAAGTCCTGCAGGGCGAGGCAGTTCATGACCGTGCCGAGCATGCCCATGTAGTCGGAGCGGGCCCGGTCCATGCCGCGCTGCTGCAGTTCGGCGCCGCGGAAGAAGTTGCCGCCGCCGATCACCACCGCGATCTCGTATCCGTCGCGGACGACGGCCGCGACCTCGCGGGCGATGGCGTGCACGACGTCCGGGTCGACGCCGAGGTCCCCGCCGCCGGAGAACGCCTCGCCGGACAGCTTCAGCAGGAAGCGCGCGCTGTCCCTCTTCGTGTGGCGGCCGTTGTCCGCCTTGTCCCGCTGGCCGTGGTCTGCGTCGGCGTCCTCGTTCATGAACTCTCCTCGTGCGCATGCGAAGGAGGCCATCGCCGTAGGGTTCTCATCCACCCATTCCCGGCAATGGCCTCCTCGTCACTTCAGCGGCCCGGCGGCGGTCACCCGCGCCGGCCCGCAACAACTCAACCCGACCCTAGCGGGGCCGGTGGCCGTTCGCCGTACACCGTGCGCGCCGTTCACCGTGGAGACGCGCCCTGCGGCGCGTACCGCGGCGGCGTGCGCCGTCCGGTCGCGCTTGCGCGCGCCGGGCGACGCGGTACCCGCCGGTGGCGCCGGTGTCAGGCGCCGACGCGGATCCGGGCGAAGCGGGTCACCTGCACGCCCGCCTCGCCGAGCACCTTCTGCACCGACTTCTTGGGGTCCTTGGCAAACGGCTGGTCCACCAGCACGTTCTCCTTGAAGAAGCCGTTCACGCGGCCCTCGACGATCTTCGGCAGGGCGGCCTCCGGCTTGCCCTCCTCGCGCGAGGTGGCCTCGGCGACGCGGCGCTCGTTCTCCACCGTGTCGGCCGGGACGTCCTCGCGGGACAGCCAGCGCGGCCCGAAGGCGGCGATGTGCTGCGCCACCTCCTTGGCCGTCTGGGGGTCGGCCTTGTCCAGCTCGACGAGCACGCCGACCTGCGGCGGCAGGTCCGGCGAGGTGCGGTGCATGTACGTGCCGACGTAGGCGCCCTCGAAGCGCGCGAAGCGGTCGAGGACGATCTTCTCGCCGAGGGTGGCGTTGGCCTCGTCCACGTACGCCTGGACGGTCCTGCCGTCGATCTCGGAGGCGAGCAGCTCCTCCAGGTCGGCGGGCTTGGTGGCCGCGACGTGCTCGGCGAGCGCGTTGGCGACGGCGACGAACTTGTCGCCCTTGGCGACGAAGTCGGTCTCGCACTTCAGCTCCAGCAGGACGCCGGAGGTGTTGTCGTCGGCGATCACGGAGACGACGGCGCCGTTCTCGGCGGAGCGGCCCTCGCGCTTGGCGACGCCCTTCTGGCCCTTGACGCGGAGCAGTTCCACGGCCTTGTCGACGTCGCCCTCGGCCTCTTCCAGCGCCTTCTTGCAGTCCATCATGCCGGCGCCGGTGAGCTCCCGGAGCTTCTTGACGTCGGCGGCGGTGAAGTTCGCCATGATTCGGTGGTTTTCTCTTCTCGACGGGTGGACTGGGATCGGCGGATCAGGACTGCGGGGCGTCGCCGGCGGGCTCGGTGCCCTCGGCGGCCTCAGGGGCCTCGGCAGCCTCGGCGGCCTCCGGGGCCTGCTCGGCCGCCGGGGCGGGGGTCTCGTCGGCCTGCTCGGCGTCGGCGACCTTGGCGGTCTCGGCGGAGGTCTGCACCTCGGCCTCGGCGGCGGCCTCGTCCTTCTTCTCGGCCGGCGCGGCCGGGGCGGCGGCCTTCGCGTCCTTCTCGCCGGCGAGCAGGTCGCGCTCCCACTCGGCGAGCGGCTCGGCGTCGGCCTTGGCGGCCTTCTCGTCACCGGTGGCGGCGCCGGAGCGGGCGATCAGACCCTCGGCGACGGCGTCGGCGATGACGCGGGTCAGCAGCGTGACGGAGCGGATCGCGTCGTCGTTGCCCGGGATCTTGTAGTCGACCTCGTCGGGGTCGCAGTTGGTGTCGAGGATCGCGACGACCGGGATGCGCAGCTTGCGCGCCTCGCCGACGGCGATGTGCTCCTTCTTCGTGTCGACGATCCAGACGGCGCTCGGCACCTTCTGCATGTCGCGGATGCCGCCGAGGGTCTTCTCCAGCTTGGCCTTCTCGCGGGAGAGGACGAGCAGTTCCTTCTTGGTGAGGCCGGAGGCGGCCACGTCCTCGAAGTCGATGGCCTCCAGCTCCTTGAGGCGCTGCAGCCGCTTGTGGACCGTGGAGAAGTTGGTGAGCATGCCGCCCAGCCAGCGCTGGTTCACGTACGGCATGCCGACCCGGGTGGCCTGCTCGGCGATGGCCTCCTGGGCCTGCTTCTTCGTGCCCACGAACATGATGGTGCCGCCGTGCGCGACGGTCTCCTTCACGAACTCGTAGGCGCGGTCGATGTACGACAGCGACTGCAGGAGGTCGATGATGTAGATGCCGTTGCGCTCGGTGAAGATGAAGCGCTTCATCTTCGGGTTCCAACGGCGGGTCTGGTGCCCGAAGTGGACGCCGCTCTCCAGCAGCTCCCGCATCGTGACGACGGCCATGGCCGTACTCCTCGTGTGTCTCGGTTGTGCGCGGCGGCCGGCCGGCCACCGCTCCTGACGCCCCTGCGCGTCGCGCCTCCGGCGGGCAGCCGGAGGACCGAGTGACGCGGCCACCTTCAGGCAGGTGGCGGGGCGTGCGAAGTCGACCCGGAGAGCCGGGTCGCCACCAGAAGTGTACGGGACGTCCTCGCCCGCCCGTGCCACGGAGCCCGGCCCCGGGCGGGTGTCCGGGGGCGCGCGGCACCGGGTTGTCCACAACCGGTCGGTAATCCACAGAATCCGACCATGATCCCCCCGCACCCCGTCCTCCGGCCAGGCTGACCCCATGAACGGACGACGCGACCACCGCGCGGCCGGCACGTCCGGGGGCGTGCCGCGGTGGCTGCTCGCCGCCGGGCTCGCCGCGGCCCTGGCGACGGGCACCTGTGCGGCACCCCGGTTCACGACGCCGCCGACGAAGGAGGCGGCGGACGGAGAGGCGGCGGACGGGGCGGGGGTGGGGGCGGGGCGGGGGGAACGGGAGACGGGGACGGCGCCGGAGCCGGGCGGCCGGTCC
Proteins encoded:
- a CDS encoding thiamine ABC transporter substrate-binding protein, whose translation is MKRIVTTALAASLALGLAACGSDSGDGSGSGSGDKSVTLVTHDSFAASDDVLKAFEKQSGYKVDVLRGKDAGSAVNQAILSKDNPQGDVFFGIDNTLLSRGLDNGLFTPYEAKGLDRIPRELQLDAGEHRVTPVDYGDVCVNYDRAYFEEKNLDPPETLDDLAEPRYKDLLVTENAATSSPGLAFLLATADEYGDEGWEDYWSRLRDNGVEVVDGWEQAYYDRFSGAGKGDKPLVVSYASSPPVLDMESRPKEATTGVSTGTCFRQIEFAGLLANAGNTEGGKALIDFLIGERFQKDMPLQMFVHPARENTELPEVFTRYGEEIPDPHTLDPAAVQDNREQWIKTWTSLVVK
- a CDS encoding ABC transporter ATP-binding protein, yielding MNQETHSREGTKPLPSGSGEATLALDDVTVRYGDRAAVDGIGLDVADHEIVSVLGPSGSGKSTLLRAVAGLQPVAGGRVLLGGRDLAGVPAHRRGVGLMFQDQQLFPHRDVGGNVAFGLRMHGASRAAARERVAELLELVGLPGAQRRAVGALSGGEQQRVALARALAPSPQLLMLDEPLGQLDRSLRERLVVELRQLFGRLGTTVLAVTHDQGEAFALADRVVVMREGRVAQTGTPVEVWERPADEFVARFLGFANVVRGTVHGAVADTPWGKVGVSGARAGGGAAAGAGERSLLVRPAGVRVLPAGSGLDCEVVGRTFRGEQVLLTLRPERGPSLESSVALRGSPEVGDRVGVGFEASEVVVLGD
- the pyrH gene encoding UMP kinase gives rise to the protein MNEDADADHGQRDKADNGRHTKRDSARFLLKLSGEAFSGGGDLGVDPDVVHAIAREVAAVVRDGYEIAVVIGGGNFFRGAELQQRGMDRARSDYMGMLGTVMNCLALQDFLEKEGIDSRVQTAITMGQVAEPYIPLRAIRHMQKGRVVIFGAGMGMPYFSTDTTAAQRALEIHAEALLMGKNGVDGVYDADPKKNPDAVKFDALEYGEVITRDLKVADATAVTLCRDNELPILVFELLKEGNIARAVRGEKIGTLVSAHGSRV
- the frr gene encoding ribosome recycling factor; the protein is MIEETLLEAEEKMEKAVVVAKDDFAAIRTGRAHPAMFNKITADYYGAQTPINQLASFSVPEPRMAVVTPFDKTALRNIEQAIRDSDLGVNPSNDGNIIRVVFPQLTEERRKEFIKVAKAKGEDARIAIRSVRRKAKETIDKAIKDGEIGEDEGRRGEKELDDTTHKYVAQVDELLKHKEAELLEV
- the tsf gene encoding translation elongation factor Ts, whose protein sequence is MANFTAADVKKLRELTGAGMMDCKKALEEAEGDVDKAVELLRVKGQKGVAKREGRSAENGAVVSVIADDNTSGVLLELKCETDFVAKGDKFVAVANALAEHVAATKPADLEELLASEIDGRTVQAYVDEANATLGEKIVLDRFARFEGAYVGTYMHRTSPDLPPQVGVLVELDKADPQTAKEVAQHIAAFGPRWLSREDVPADTVENERRVAEATSREEGKPEAALPKIVEGRVNGFFKENVLVDQPFAKDPKKSVQKVLGEAGVQVTRFARIRVGA
- the rpsB gene encoding 30S ribosomal protein S2, yielding MAVVTMRELLESGVHFGHQTRRWNPKMKRFIFTERNGIYIIDLLQSLSYIDRAYEFVKETVAHGGTIMFVGTKKQAQEAIAEQATRVGMPYVNQRWLGGMLTNFSTVHKRLQRLKELEAIDFEDVAASGLTKKELLVLSREKAKLEKTLGGIRDMQKVPSAVWIVDTKKEHIAVGEARKLRIPVVAILDTNCDPDEVDYKIPGNDDAIRSVTLLTRVIADAVAEGLIARSGAATGDEKAAKADAEPLAEWERDLLAGEKDAKAAAPAAPAEKKDEAAAEAEVQTSAETAKVADAEQADETPAPAAEQAPEAAEAAEAPEAAEGTEPAGDAPQS
- a CDS encoding iron ABC transporter permease, with product MAVPAAFFAVFFAYPVGAIVARGLRENGRWQLGRVPDVLGDPDILGVLWFTLWQATASTGLTLVLALPAAYVFARFDFPGKQLLRALVTVPFVMPTVVVGSAFLALLGRGGVLDGWWGIRLDTTVWAILLAHVFFNFAVVVRTVGGLWAQLDPRQEEAARVLGAGRLAAWRHVTLPALGPAVAAAALMVFLFTFTSFGIIQILGGPRYATLEVEIYRQTADFLDLPTAAVLTLLQLAAVAGVLAVHAWTVRRRETALRLVAPETTARRPRGAGERALLGGVVAVVAVLLLAPLAVLVERSFATPGGHGTGFYRALQESDGTFAVPPLEAVGNSLAYAAVATVIAVVVGGLAAAAVTRRAGPFVRGFDALLMLPLGTSAVTVGFGFLIALDSPPLDLRSSWILVPLAQALVGVPFVVRTMLPVLRAVDERLREAAAVLGASPLRAWREVDLPLVWRAVLVAAGFAFAVSLGEFGATVFIAGPDRPTLPVAVARLLGRAGETNYGQAMALSTILMAVCAAALLLLERVRKNQAGEF
- a CDS encoding RNA-guided endonuclease TnpB family protein; translated protein: MSQVIKRAYKYRFYPTSEQAALLHRTFGCVRYVWNKALAERTRRYKDEGRSTSYVDTAKWLTAWKKDAESGFLREVSNVPLQQTLRAQQVAFNNFFAQRARYPRFKSRKKSRKSATFQNNAFTFRDGALKLAKSSEPLNIVWHRPLPEGSQPSTVTVSCDSAGRWFVSLLVEETHTPVPSTGAAVGLDAGLDHLLTLSTGEKISNPRHERRDRRKLAKASKVLSRTAKGSQNRARARLRVAKIHARIADRRRDHLHKVTTRLVRENQAIAIEDLTVRNMLKNHSLARAISDAAWSELRSMLEYKADWHGRRVLLVDRWFPSSKLCSTPGCAHVNDTMPLNVRSWKCHRCGALHDRDVNAARNTLAAGLAES
- the rlmN gene encoding 23S rRNA (adenine(2503)-C(2))-methyltransferase RlmN, encoding MPKPGELTFAVPRGAKKPPRHLADLTPAERRDAVAELGEKPFRAAQLSRHYFARYATDPAGWTDVPAGSRAKLAEGLLPELMTVVRHLSCDGDTTRKTLWRLFDGTLVESVLMRYPDRVTMCISSQAGCGMNCPFCATGQAGLTRNLSTAEIVHQIVDGMRALRDGEVPGGPARLSNIVFMGMGEPLANYNRVLAAVRRLTDPEPDGLGLSQRGITVSTVGLVPAMHRFADEGLKCRLAVSLHAPDDELRDTLVPVNTRWQVREVLDAAWEYAARSGRRVSIEYALIRDINDQAWRADLLGRLLRGRRAHVNLIPLNPTPGSKWTASRPEDERAFVAALESHGVPVTVRDTRGQEIDGACGQLAASEAPA
- a CDS encoding phosphatidate cytidylyltransferase codes for the protein MPIVSGDAPADEPPPGPSGGPGVPDDASSAPPPAPRRRRGGRDLGAAIGVGLGLGAIVLATLFVVKVLFVGVIVIAVAVGLWELTSRLAECRDIRTPLVPLVVGGVATVVAGYARGAEGAGAALALTALAVPVWRLKGPAEDYLRDVTAGVFAAFYVPFLATFVALMLAADGDGPQRVLTFLILTVISDTGAYAVGYKFGRHKLAPRISPGKTREGLAGALAFAMAAGAVCMELLVDDGRWWQGLLLGAAAAASATLGDLAESMIKRDLGIKDMGTLLPGHGGIMDRLDSLLPTAPVVWLLMVIFVGTG